One window of Nocardia sp. NBC_00508 genomic DNA carries:
- a CDS encoding alpha/beta fold hydrolase, giving the protein MIDRLRDPRALSTSLGLYRTGAGPQLLVEPPIDLPEVLAPVLGLWSSEDRYLTEQSMTGTEKYVGGSWRYERLDGVGHWMQLEAPDRVNELLLDFLAGM; this is encoded by the coding sequence GTGATCGACCGGCTGCGCGACCCGCGGGCGCTGAGCACGAGCCTCGGCCTCTACCGCACCGGCGCGGGACCACAACTGCTGGTCGAACCGCCCATCGACCTGCCGGAGGTACTCGCACCCGTGCTGGGACTGTGGAGCAGCGAGGATCGGTACCTGACCGAGCAATCGATGACCGGAACCGAGAAGTATGTCGGCGGCTCGTGGCGATACGAGCGGCTCGACGGGGTCGGCCACTGGATGCAGCTCGAAGCGCCGGACCGGGTCAACGAGTTGCTCCTCGACTTTCTCGCCGGGATGTAG